The proteins below are encoded in one region of Chloroherpetonaceae bacterium:
- a CDS encoding DegQ family serine endoprotease encodes MNRNTLLTAIGLIFIGIVIGVLGITGLQMTDNIAAQQQSKSLALGNPTYTPRESMQAMRAVNQAFIDVASVAKPAVVSIYVEAIAKSDEKSEEGGETMPDDMFHFFFRQQPRGLFPMRGSGSGVIISSDGYILTNHHVVNAASNSGTIRVVLDDKREFRAKFVGSDPLTDIALVKIDAKDLPVMPFGDSDEVKIGEWVIAIGNPFQLSSTVTAGIVSAIGRGNLRVIEGSYSVESFIQTDAAINPGNSGGALVNIEGKLIGINTAIATRNGGYQGYGFAVPINLARAVAEDLIKYGKVLRGYIGVQIQSIDATTAKALKLPKPEGAWVQSLVPDGAAKSAGIQEGDVIIAIDGKPVRETNDLQAYVARKHPGDRVVVKVWRDGKEIDIPVVLKARDEKSELAARNPEPEPAKQLGLEVKDLTDADKKRYEVDYGVRVSSVDLFGQAHERGIQKDDVILEVNRRKINSAKEFKEALANVKEGEAVLLRIRRRDKSTAFVAVEMGKK; translated from the coding sequence ATGAATCGGAACACACTCTTGACCGCTATCGGACTCATTTTTATTGGTATTGTGATTGGGGTGCTGGGCATTACAGGCTTGCAGATGACCGACAATATCGCAGCACAGCAGCAGAGCAAAAGCCTTGCGCTAGGTAACCCGACCTACACGCCGAGAGAATCTATGCAAGCGATGCGCGCGGTCAATCAAGCCTTTATTGATGTGGCAAGCGTTGCAAAGCCGGCCGTGGTCAGCATTTATGTGGAAGCGATTGCCAAGTCAGATGAAAAATCCGAAGAGGGTGGCGAGACAATGCCAGACGATATGTTTCACTTCTTCTTTCGCCAGCAACCGCGCGGACTGTTCCCGATGCGTGGTTCAGGCTCGGGTGTGATTATCTCCTCCGACGGCTATATCCTCACCAATCACCACGTGGTGAATGCAGCCTCTAATTCGGGCACGATTCGCGTCGTGTTAGATGATAAGCGTGAGTTTCGTGCGAAGTTTGTAGGCAGCGACCCCCTTACCGACATTGCTCTCGTAAAAATTGATGCAAAGGATTTACCCGTTATGCCATTTGGCGATTCTGACGAGGTAAAAATCGGTGAATGGGTGATTGCAATTGGTAATCCTTTCCAGCTATCCTCGACGGTTACAGCAGGCATTGTAAGCGCAATCGGACGTGGCAACCTGCGCGTAATTGAAGGTAGCTACAGCGTAGAGAGCTTCATTCAAACCGATGCGGCAATCAATCCCGGCAATTCAGGTGGAGCACTGGTCAACATTGAGGGCAAGCTGATTGGTATCAATACCGCGATTGCAACGCGCAATGGTGGCTACCAAGGCTATGGGTTTGCTGTGCCAATTAACCTTGCGCGGGCTGTTGCTGAAGACCTTATCAAGTATGGCAAAGTCCTGCGCGGCTACATTGGCGTGCAAATTCAAAGCATTGATGCGACCACGGCTAAAGCTCTGAAGTTGCCAAAGCCAGAAGGGGCATGGGTGCAGTCGCTTGTGCCAGACGGAGCAGCAAAGTCAGCGGGTATTCAGGAAGGTGATGTCATCATTGCGATTGATGGCAAACCAGTGCGTGAGACCAACGACTTGCAAGCATATGTGGCACGTAAGCACCCCGGCGACCGTGTCGTCGTCAAAGTCTGGCGCGATGGCAAGGAGATTGACATTCCAGTCGTGCTCAAAGCGCGTGATGAAAAATCGGAGTTAGCCGCACGCAACCCTGAACCAGAGCCTGCAAAGCAGCTTGGACTGGAAGTCAAAGACCTCACAGACGCTGACAAAAAGCGCTATGAAGTTGACTACGGCGTGCGTGTCTCGTCTGTGGATTTGTTTGGACAAGCACATGAGCGCGGCATTCAAAAAGATGATGTGATTTTGGAGGTCAATCGACGGAAAATCAATTCAGCAAAGGAATTCAAAGAAGCGCTGGCTAACGTCAAAGAAGGTGAGGCGGTTTTATTGCGCATTCGCCGCCGCGATAAATCCACGGCTTTTGTCGCAGTAGAGATGGGTAAAAAGTAA
- a CDS encoding site-specific DNA-methyltransferase, whose product MRPVLYVEGEFWTSKQRQTFPLHYILSYRASFKAELPDFFIRQFSKQGEIVLDPFGGRGTTALQANLCRRIAFHNDINPISEKITYAKTHPVSLADIERRLRTFDLSCPVTLDEHLDLLVFYHPDTLKELLNLRREIQQHYDDVNRFIELIAVSRLHGHSDGFFSVYSFPQIAVSPDAQRKINEKRRQTPPYREVKSRILRKAELSLQGAARFQERFPESLLNRIHTGDSRQMPWIESETVDLVVTSPPFLDKVDYLKDNWLKAWFYGIEASAFKESLVQTRNLEEWKVFIRDTLRELYRVVKPNGVVVVEVGEVVYKQRVLNLDEIVAELGEDVGFSIYAVLVNKQRFTKLANCFGVSNNEKGTNTNRCVVLVKGCLSHKAFPQIPKTLSLFEDESKLYSSQYSKELFTITV is encoded by the coding sequence ATGCGTCCTGTGCTGTATGTGGAAGGCGAGTTCTGGACTAGTAAGCAGCGACAAACATTTCCTCTGCACTACATTCTTTCCTATCGCGCCTCATTCAAAGCAGAGCTACCTGACTTCTTTATTCGGCAATTTTCAAAGCAGGGCGAAATTGTGCTTGACCCATTTGGCGGACGTGGCACAACTGCCCTGCAAGCTAACCTCTGCCGCCGTATTGCATTCCACAACGACATCAATCCGATTTCGGAAAAAATCACCTACGCTAAAACCCATCCTGTCTCGCTTGCAGACATAGAACGTCGGTTACGCACCTTTGACCTTTCTTGTCCTGTTACTCTCGACGAACATCTCGACTTACTCGTATTCTACCACCCTGATACGCTGAAAGAACTACTGAATTTGAGGCGTGAGATTCAGCAGCATTACGATGATGTCAATCGCTTCATTGAGTTGATTGCGGTCTCTCGTCTGCATGGACATTCTGACGGATTTTTCTCTGTCTATTCTTTTCCACAGATTGCAGTCTCACCCGACGCACAGCGCAAAATCAACGAGAAACGTCGGCAAACCCCGCCGTATCGTGAGGTCAAGTCGCGCATTTTGCGTAAAGCTGAGCTCTCGCTGCAGGGCGCCGCACGCTTTCAAGAGCGATTTCCTGAATCGCTGCTAAACCGAATTCATACAGGCGACAGCCGTCAGATGCCTTGGATTGAATCAGAGACAGTTGACCTTGTCGTCACTTCACCGCCTTTTTTGGACAAGGTGGATTATCTGAAAGACAATTGGCTAAAAGCATGGTTCTACGGCATTGAGGCCTCAGCGTTCAAAGAGAGTTTGGTGCAAACCCGTAATTTGGAGGAGTGGAAGGTCTTTATTCGCGACACACTCCGAGAGCTCTATCGCGTAGTTAAGCCGAATGGCGTTGTAGTCGTTGAGGTTGGCGAAGTCGTCTATAAGCAGCGAGTTCTGAACTTAGATGAAATTGTTGCGGAGCTTGGAGAAGATGTTGGGTTTTCAATATATGCTGTGCTTGTCAACAAGCAACGCTTTACCAAGCTCGCCAATTGCTTTGGTGTGTCCAACAATGAGAAAGGCACAAACACTAACCGTTGCGTTGTGCTTGTAAAAGGCTGTCTCTCACATAAGGCATTTCCACAAATACCAAAAACTTTAAGCCTATTTGAGGACGAAAGCAAGCTTTATAGCAGCCAATACTCAAAAGAACTTTTCACCATTACTGTTTAG
- a CDS encoding TMEM14 family protein: protein MNTVILIYGILLIVLGIIGYLQSGSPTSFIGTGAGVLAILGGYLYQTQDWAKWLCFASAAAILLGLGMRLPSAFAKLSSGEATLGEYWVRFSLVILSVLFVVYFFVGLKQNTNAAS, encoded by the coding sequence ATGAATACGGTTATTCTTATCTACGGCATCTTGCTCATCGTGCTCGGCATTATCGGCTACCTCCAGTCAGGCAGCCCAACCAGTTTTATCGGCACAGGCGCTGGAGTACTAGCAATTCTGGGTGGATACCTCTACCAAACACAAGACTGGGCAAAATGGCTCTGTTTCGCCTCAGCCGCTGCTATCCTTCTTGGCTTGGGCATGCGCTTGCCAAGCGCTTTTGCCAAGCTCAGTTCAGGCGAAGCCACTCTCGGTGAATACTGGGTGCGTTTTTCGCTCGTGATACTCTCCGTGCTGTTTGTGGTGTATTTCTTCGTCGGATTGAAGCAGAACACGAATGCCGCTTCCTAA
- a CDS encoding glycosyltransferase family protein, whose translation MTLLVVVQARTGSSRLPNKILLPLAGKPLLQRQLERIQAAQTPFELIVATTTAPSDDPVRQLCRTLGIKCFSGHPTDLLDRHYQAARQEKADAVVKIPSDCPLIDPAVIDRVLRTFLWHRNDVDYVSNLHPPTYPDGNDVEVMPFPILEIAWREAKKDYEREHTTPFIWDQPERFRLMNVVWETGLDYSKTHRFTIDYPEDYDFIKAVYDALWTPERPVFSLDDILNLLAARPELLRLNEKYAGVNWYRHHLHDLKTVSARDTKQI comes from the coding sequence ATGACCCTTCTGGTTGTGGTGCAGGCGCGCACAGGCTCGAGCCGCTTACCGAATAAAATTCTTTTGCCGCTTGCTGGCAAGCCTTTGTTGCAACGCCAGTTGGAACGCATTCAAGCCGCTCAAACTCCCTTTGAACTTATCGTTGCAACCACTACTGCCCCCAGTGATGACCCCGTGCGTCAGCTTTGTCGCACCCTTGGCATCAAGTGCTTTTCAGGTCACCCCACCGACCTACTTGACCGGCACTACCAAGCCGCTCGCCAAGAAAAAGCCGACGCAGTGGTGAAAATCCCCTCGGATTGCCCTCTCATTGACCCTGCGGTGATTGACCGTGTGCTTCGCACCTTTCTCTGGCACCGTAACGATGTGGACTACGTCAGTAACCTTCACCCCCCCACATATCCTGACGGCAACGATGTGGAAGTAATGCCCTTCCCTATCTTGGAAATTGCTTGGCGAGAAGCTAAAAAAGATTATGAGCGTGAGCACACTACGCCTTTCATCTGGGACCAGCCTGAACGCTTCCGCTTGATGAATGTCGTCTGGGAAACAGGCTTGGACTACTCTAAAACACACCGCTTCACAATTGACTATCCAGAAGATTATGACTTCATTAAAGCCGTCTATGATGCACTCTGGACACCTGAGCGACCAGTTTTTTCGCTCGACGATATTTTGAACTTGCTGGCTGCAAGGCCTGAGCTTTTACGCCTAAATGAAAAATATGCAGGCGTCAATTGGTATCGGCATCATTTGCACGACTTGAAAACTGTCTCTGCCCGTGATACGAAGCAAATTTGA
- a CDS encoding helix-turn-helix domain-containing protein yields the protein MTDIYMLRKLEQVRAIADPLRIRILNVLCEHTMTTKQVAELLGENVNKLYHHVETLEAAGLIKLVKTKKNRGTLEKYFQAVAKHFTLSPVLFEVRLDDDDTSELTFSSALQATLTELKESLAQKLIKPNSGRHFFARQYVRASRQQIEKLEQQFQDWLQACEAANSDTGDVVYALTATFYPVSPEHHPHKLPAPNGKSPRRKTRSTLV from the coding sequence ATGACCGACATCTACATGCTCCGCAAGCTGGAGCAAGTTCGTGCTATTGCTGACCCCCTGCGCATTCGCATTCTCAATGTGCTATGTGAGCATACTATGACCACCAAGCAAGTGGCAGAGCTACTTGGCGAGAATGTCAATAAGCTCTATCACCACGTTGAGACATTGGAAGCCGCTGGTCTCATTAAGCTTGTCAAAACCAAGAAAAATCGTGGCACGCTGGAAAAATACTTCCAAGCTGTTGCAAAGCACTTTACGCTCTCGCCCGTGCTGTTTGAAGTGCGCCTTGACGACGATGACACCTCAGAACTTACTTTCTCTTCAGCCCTGCAAGCGACACTCACCGAACTTAAAGAAAGTCTGGCTCAAAAGCTCATTAAACCAAATAGCGGGCGGCACTTTTTTGCGCGCCAGTATGTGCGCGCCTCTCGCCAGCAAATTGAAAAGCTGGAGCAGCAGTTTCAAGATTGGCTGCAAGCTTGTGAGGCAGCAAATAGTGACACAGGGGACGTCGTATATGCTCTGACTGCAACCTTCTATCCTGTCTCGCCCGAACATCACCCACACAAGTTGCCTGCTCCGAATGGCAAATCACCTCGTCGAAAAACACGCTCTACGCTGGTGTAA
- the egtD gene encoding L-histidine N(alpha)-methyltransferase gives MQSPYAQTAQSIHYDASAQADFLRDVIAGLQATPKRLPSKYFYDDEGSQIFQKIMALPEYYLTRAEIEILETHRERIATHIGHRSLLLVELGAGDGTKTKLLLECLLHRHLDLVYAPIDISAHAIQTLSQMFMRRFPSLTVRSIIDDYFHGLARLEREPHRVVMALFLGSNIGNFTQAESLAFLSCLRKALRYGDFALIGFDLKKDIQTLLHAYSDSAGVTRDFNLNLLRRINRELGATFDLSKFQHYATYNPVLGAMESYLISKEAQRIWIEAAKTMIYFSAFEPIHTEYSFKYSESDIQALAEKSGFHIVENFYDHKRQFVDSLWQAS, from the coding sequence ATGCAATCACCATACGCACAGACTGCACAATCTATTCACTATGATGCCTCAGCACAAGCTGACTTCCTTCGCGATGTCATCGCAGGACTTCAAGCTACGCCCAAGCGCTTACCCAGTAAATACTTCTATGATGATGAAGGCAGCCAGATTTTTCAAAAAATTATGGCGCTGCCTGAGTATTACCTTACGCGTGCTGAGATTGAAATTTTGGAAACACACCGTGAACGAATTGCCACGCATATCGGTCATCGCTCGCTTCTTCTCGTGGAGTTAGGGGCTGGTGATGGCACTAAAACCAAATTGCTCCTCGAGTGTCTACTGCATCGGCATCTGGACTTGGTTTATGCACCGATTGATATTTCAGCCCACGCTATTCAAACGCTCTCACAAATGTTCATGCGTCGTTTTCCTAGCCTCACCGTGCGCAGCATCATAGACGACTACTTTCACGGACTTGCACGCTTAGAAAGAGAGCCTCACCGAGTTGTGATGGCGCTCTTTTTAGGCTCAAACATCGGCAACTTTACCCAAGCCGAAAGTCTCGCCTTTCTCTCTTGCCTCAGAAAAGCGCTGCGTTATGGCGATTTTGCCTTGATTGGCTTTGACCTGAAGAAAGATATTCAAACTCTCTTGCACGCCTATAGCGACTCAGCAGGCGTTACACGTGACTTTAACTTAAACCTGTTACGCCGCATTAATCGTGAATTGGGCGCCACGTTCGACCTTTCAAAGTTCCAGCACTATGCAACCTATAACCCTGTGCTTGGCGCAATGGAAAGCTACCTTATCAGCAAAGAAGCGCAGCGCATCTGGATTGAGGCTGCAAAGACGATGATTTATTTCAGTGCCTTCGAGCCAATTCATACCGAATACTCATTCAAATACTCTGAATCGGATATTCAAGCGCTGGCAGAAAAGTCAGGCTTTCACATTGTGGAAAATTTCTATGACCACAAGCGCCAGTTTGTCGATTCGCTTTGGCAAGCAAGCTGA
- a CDS encoding FAD-dependent oxidoreductase, which produces MSLSADVIIVGAGIGGLTVAALLQHAGLQTLTFEQHTTAGGSASLFRKKGYTFDAGASMFYGFGSNEESGTLNLHTRIFNRLGISLKTIPDPVQIHYHLPNGFEVATHYDRERFLSELIARFPHEAKGIRAFYDELEKVFQIISTFPAGSLEDPLHLLRLAARYPRKVLRLAYYTTQSMGSVARRYLRNEELLRFIDIECESWALQDASATPFVNAGICLADRHHGGIRYPVGSSGAIAKALVEGIRKFGGEVRFATPVEEILLKEGRAIGVRLQNGEIHYAAAVVSNATIWDTFGNLVKDPRYRVDESKFEISPSWFQLHLGVDARIFPEGFHVHHIIVEDWQKYRELGGTIRLSAPSLLDKTCAPEGKHVLHAFVTSQANSWRKRYPKDEQYEAEKARQAEQLIRRIERILPGLSSAIELQYVATPLTHKRYLRRHLGSYGPLLKKGQIVLQRPQNSTPVKNLYAVGDSCFPGQGVIAVTYSGVACAHLICKKFGKKFEYL; this is translated from the coding sequence ATGTCGCTCTCCGCTGATGTAATTATTGTTGGAGCAGGTATTGGTGGGCTGACCGTTGCAGCGCTCCTGCAACACGCTGGGCTTCAAACACTCACATTTGAGCAACACACCACTGCAGGGGGCAGTGCCTCGCTCTTTCGCAAAAAGGGCTATACCTTCGATGCAGGGGCGTCAATGTTCTATGGCTTCGGTTCAAATGAGGAAAGTGGCACGCTGAATTTGCACACGCGCATTTTTAATCGCTTAGGCATTTCGCTCAAGACCATTCCCGACCCCGTTCAAATTCACTACCACTTGCCTAATGGTTTTGAAGTAGCGACGCACTACGACCGTGAACGATTCCTATCTGAGCTAATTGCGCGTTTTCCACACGAAGCCAAAGGCATTCGCGCCTTTTACGATGAGCTGGAGAAAGTCTTTCAGATCATTAGCACCTTTCCAGCAGGTTCACTGGAAGACCCTTTGCACCTTTTGCGCCTTGCGGCGAGGTATCCCAGAAAAGTGTTGCGGTTGGCATACTATACGACGCAATCCATGGGGAGTGTGGCACGGCGCTATCTGAGAAATGAAGAGCTGCTGCGCTTCATTGACATTGAATGTGAGTCGTGGGCACTGCAAGATGCCAGTGCAACACCTTTTGTCAATGCAGGCATTTGCCTTGCTGACCGTCATCATGGCGGGATTCGCTACCCTGTAGGTAGCTCCGGTGCAATTGCCAAAGCACTGGTCGAGGGAATTCGTAAGTTTGGCGGCGAAGTGCGCTTCGCTACGCCCGTAGAGGAAATTCTGCTGAAAGAGGGTAGGGCAATTGGCGTGCGACTTCAAAATGGTGAGATACATTATGCAGCAGCCGTGGTCAGTAACGCTACAATTTGGGACACCTTCGGAAACTTGGTTAAAGACCCACGCTACCGTGTTGATGAATCCAAGTTTGAAATTTCCCCCAGTTGGTTTCAACTGCACTTGGGCGTTGATGCACGCATTTTCCCAGAGGGCTTCCACGTGCATCACATCATCGTAGAGGATTGGCAGAAATATCGCGAGCTGGGCGGCACGATTCGGCTCTCAGCGCCGTCGCTGCTGGACAAAACTTGCGCTCCTGAAGGCAAGCACGTGCTGCATGCGTTTGTAACCAGCCAAGCTAATAGTTGGCGGAAACGATATCCGAAAGATGAGCAGTATGAAGCCGAGAAAGCACGACAAGCCGAACAGTTGATTCGGCGCATTGAGCGCATTTTGCCTGGTCTTTCAAGCGCAATTGAGCTGCAGTATGTGGCAACGCCGCTGACACACAAGCGCTACTTGCGTCGGCATTTGGGGTCATATGGTCCTCTGCTCAAAAAAGGGCAAATCGTTCTGCAACGCCCGCAAAATTCAACGCCAGTGAAAAATCTCTATGCGGTCGGTGATAGCTGCTTTCCCGGACAAGGAGTAATTGCAGTAACCTATTCAGGTGTGGCGTGCGCACACCTGATATGCAAAAAATTCGGTAAAAAGTTTGAGTATCTTTAG
- the egtB gene encoding ergothioneine biosynthesis protein EgtB: protein MHRTELAERFLSVRRETERLCAPLEIEDYVVQPIVDVSPPKWHLGHTTWFFETFVLQPYATAYQSFHPLYSFLFNSYYNAIGARTARNERGHLSRPTVKEVYTYRTIVTEKVHELIMHLSDEKWPEVSSIIELGIHHEQQHQELLVTDIKYILFTNPLRPAYQALAPATARQTAAPSSEQYVEVPAGIYCVGYNGMGFCFDNELPHHKVYLGDTRLMTRPVTNGEFLEFVESGGYRDFRHWLSDGWDTVQRERWQAPLYWEKIDGEWFEFTLSGLVPLRKEAPVSHISYYEADAFASWKGKRLPTEFEWEVAATLAQANPEQGNFLESGLLMPIPAAETDGTLQQMFGDVWEWTASAYLPYPNYQKAAGAIGEYNGKFMSGQMVLRGGSCATPQSHIRLTYRNFFQPDKRWQFSGVRLADKL, encoded by the coding sequence ATGCATAGAACAGAGCTGGCTGAACGCTTCTTATCGGTTCGCCGTGAAACAGAAAGGCTTTGCGCCCCTCTTGAAATTGAAGATTATGTCGTGCAGCCCATCGTAGATGTCAGTCCACCAAAGTGGCACTTAGGGCATACCACATGGTTTTTTGAAACGTTTGTGCTACAACCCTACGCCACTGCATATCAGTCCTTTCATCCGCTCTACAGCTTTCTTTTTAACTCTTACTACAACGCCATTGGTGCACGCACCGCTCGCAATGAACGCGGGCATCTGTCACGCCCTACCGTGAAAGAGGTCTACACCTATCGCACCATAGTTACTGAGAAGGTGCACGAACTCATTATGCATCTCAGTGATGAAAAGTGGCCCGAAGTTTCCAGCATTATTGAGCTTGGCATTCACCATGAGCAGCAGCATCAAGAACTGCTCGTAACGGACATCAAGTATATTCTTTTCACTAATCCGTTGCGTCCTGCTTATCAAGCGCTTGCGCCCGCTACGGCAAGGCAGACTGCTGCACCGTCCTCTGAGCAATATGTAGAAGTGCCTGCCGGTATCTATTGCGTTGGTTACAACGGCATGGGTTTTTGCTTCGACAATGAACTGCCACACCACAAAGTCTATCTTGGCGACACACGTCTTATGACTCGTCCCGTTACCAACGGTGAATTTTTGGAATTTGTCGAGAGTGGCGGTTACCGTGATTTTAGGCATTGGCTTTCAGATGGCTGGGACACGGTGCAGCGTGAGCGATGGCAAGCACCACTCTACTGGGAAAAGATCGACGGCGAGTGGTTTGAATTTACGCTAAGCGGGCTAGTGCCCCTTCGCAAAGAAGCACCTGTCTCGCACATCAGCTACTATGAAGCCGATGCTTTCGCCAGTTGGAAAGGCAAACGCTTGCCTACTGAGTTTGAGTGGGAAGTTGCAGCTACACTTGCTCAAGCAAACCCAGAGCAAGGGAATTTTCTCGAAAGTGGATTGCTGATGCCGATACCTGCTGCAGAGACAGACGGAACACTCCAGCAGATGTTTGGTGATGTGTGGGAGTGGACAGCCAGCGCCTATCTGCCGTATCCTAACTATCAAAAAGCTGCGGGTGCGATTGGTGAATACAACGGCAAGTTTATGAGCGGTCAAATGGTGCTGCGTGGTGGCTCTTGTGCCACACCTCAAAGTCATATCCGACTCACCTACCGAAACTTCTTTCAACCTGATAAACGGTGGCAGTTTTCTGGAGTGCGTTTAGCTGACAAACTCTAA
- a CDS encoding ABC transporter permease: MKVLPLIEIEFLKTTRRAAFWITAGIYTLFAILILSFLVFVPQAITFNNREVFLRLPEGWSGMIGLFKWFSTIYVPVTITLLAASEFTYRTARQNVIDGLSKEAFFLSKLWLIVFTALLYVLIFFVSVLVFGAIGSAKQGISEPLIRWQDVDLIAAYFVVLLGYGTIAFLFSFLTRSAGAALASTLLYTIIIENIASVVFSFFDSLKTIVKYLPTRVFDDLLNPLRYDAQRLEQTTAQVQKLRDEVDLIVRDMPSRAEQARQALEQMEQLLPAYDNFTAFVLGFSYMLALLTFTYLVFEQQDL; this comes from the coding sequence ATGAAGGTTCTGCCACTGATAGAAATTGAATTTTTGAAGACCACGCGCCGCGCTGCATTTTGGATTACCGCTGGCATTTACACGCTCTTTGCGATTCTTATTCTGAGTTTTCTCGTCTTCGTGCCGCAAGCTATCACTTTTAACAACCGAGAAGTCTTTCTTCGCTTACCAGAAGGCTGGTCAGGTATGATTGGGCTGTTCAAGTGGTTTAGCACTATCTATGTGCCAGTTACCATCACACTACTTGCTGCCAGTGAATTTACCTACCGCACCGCACGGCAAAATGTGATTGATGGGCTTTCTAAAGAAGCTTTCTTTCTTTCCAAGCTCTGGCTGATTGTTTTTACTGCCCTGCTTTATGTGCTGATTTTTTTCGTGAGCGTGCTTGTGTTCGGTGCAATTGGTTCGGCAAAACAAGGCATAAGTGAACCACTGATTCGCTGGCAAGATGTAGACTTGATTGCCGCATACTTTGTTGTTCTTTTAGGCTATGGCACGATTGCATTTCTTTTTTCTTTTCTTACGCGTAGTGCTGGCGCTGCACTGGCTTCTACGCTTCTCTACACCATCATTATTGAAAACATCGCCAGCGTTGTGTTTAGCTTTTTTGACTCGCTGAAAACCATAGTGAAGTATCTGCCTACAAGAGTGTTTGACGACCTACTCAACCCACTGCGATATGATGCTCAGAGATTGGAACAAACGACTGCACAGGTTCAAAAGCTGAGAGATGAGGTAGATTTAATTGTGCGTGATATGCCCTCACGCGCAGAGCAAGCTCGTCAAGCGCTCGAGCAAATGGAGCAATTGCTACCTGCTTACGACAACTTTACGGCGTTTGTGCTCGGTTTCAGCTATATGCTTGCCTTGCTTACCTTCACTTACCTTGTGTTTGAGCAGCAAGATTTGTAG
- the recO gene encoding DNA repair protein RecO has protein sequence MSIIKKCEAIVLRSTNYQDTSKILTLYTKEFGKLSAIAKGCRSPQSKYASAFELGSHISLVLYKKSTREVQNISDASVKTPFLRIPSSLERVGVMMEILELVRLTTEEEDAQPKIFNLLLESLRAVDSLQKNVRTVLFYFQAHLIALLGFQPRFGVCVISSKNLFSALQSASDKQLWLLPEYGGVALRVEAERLGLSGKPISVQALRWIQRLLESQLREVENLHLQPALYSEVSDVFDAYFRYHIEDLPPLRSREVFNALMR, from the coding sequence ATGTCCATCATCAAAAAATGCGAAGCGATTGTGCTACGCTCGACGAACTATCAAGACACGTCTAAGATTCTCACGCTCTACACAAAAGAATTTGGCAAACTCTCGGCGATTGCAAAGGGCTGCCGCAGTCCGCAGAGCAAGTATGCATCTGCTTTCGAGCTTGGCTCACATATTTCGCTAGTGCTCTACAAGAAATCCACCCGAGAGGTGCAAAATATCTCTGATGCAAGTGTAAAGACCCCATTTCTGCGCATTCCCTCTTCGCTGGAGCGAGTGGGCGTGATGATGGAGATTTTAGAGCTGGTGCGACTCACCACTGAAGAAGAAGATGCACAGCCCAAAATTTTTAACCTGCTCTTGGAAAGCTTGCGGGCAGTGGATTCGCTGCAGAAAAATGTGCGCACTGTGCTTTTCTACTTTCAGGCGCACCTTATTGCACTCTTAGGCTTTCAACCACGCTTTGGTGTATGCGTGATTTCATCGAAAAATCTCTTCTCAGCACTCCAAAGTGCTTCAGATAAGCAGCTATGGCTTTTGCCGGAATACGGAGGTGTGGCGCTACGCGTAGAAGCCGAGCGTTTGGGACTAAGTGGCAAACCCATTTCAGTGCAAGCTCTGCGCTGGATTCAACGGCTCTTGGAATCACAACTGCGAGAGGTAGAAAATTTGCATCTTCAGCCTGCGCTGTACAGTGAGGTCTCTGATGTCTTTGATGCTTATTTTCGCTACCACATTGAAGATTTGCCACCGCTGCGCAGTCGGGAAGTTTTTAATGCTTTAATGCGTTAG